In Penaeus monodon isolate SGIC_2016 unplaced genomic scaffold, NSTDA_Pmon_1 PmonScaffold_2654, whole genome shotgun sequence, the DNA window CGGCAGTGTTGCACGATTTCTCTATAAAAATTTCATCTTTTGATTTCACacaaaaaagttattaaataGAATTTCTTTCTAAAACGCATACAACTACAATACGacaaataaatatcttttttttttaggaagccAAAGATTTGCGAAAGGAATAGGTTGATTATATAAACAGGGCATCAATATTCGACATATTCGAAACTATTTTCAAGGAacacgtaacaaaaaaaaaaaaaaaaaaagaggaaaaaaatgaagataaatttgAGAGTAGGACAGTATTACGatgtaaattgataaaaaaggaaaaaagataaagagaaaaagagaaaatgcaattaaaatgaaaatgaaaaaaagaaaaaaaaaatcggaattaactgcaattatttttttttttctatttggtttTCATAGTTTGATCCCCCAGTTCAATTTATGAACTAGCGTGTCAAAACTGCGTTTGACGTATCGAGGTGCCGTACACAAAATTGCTTTgggtattgaaaatattaatacaactattatcattCACTACACGTGCAACttaaccaaacatttttttttttttttttttttgtttttttacaaagcTTTCACGCCACGATCTGTCTGGATTTctgatatttattcatattatagacCGTGTAAGGATTGCATTAAGAGATGTCAATATATGATATCAAGTTTATCAGTAAGGACGACTATGAtagtgtggcacacacacacacacacacacacaccacacaccacacacacacacacacacacacacacactcacacacacacacacacaacacacacacacacacccccccaccctccacacacacacacacacacacacacacacccgcccccccaacacacacacaccacacattaccacacacaaacaccaccacacacacacacacacactcaccccacacacacacccccacctcacacacacacacacaacaccacacacacattacacaccacacacacaatacaaacaaacacacaacactcacccacacacacaaacacacacacacaatatataattttatatatatataattttttttatttattggttttgtgatatatatatatataatatctatcttatataaatatatatatatatatatatattatgtatgtatgtagtatgtatgtatgtatgtatatgcacttgtaatggacagataaataaatatacacacatatatatatatatatatatatatatatattatatatttatatatatatatatatatagtatatatatatatatgcatattgttacattacaatacataaacataacacacatatatgtttacgaatatatacattattaattatatcttatagatatgtattacatatgtatctatatagtacacaccacaaacacacaacaccacacacacacaccaccacacacacacaaaccacacacacatagatatattattatatatatatatatctatatatatataatatatatttagatattcacacaaacaaacaatatgacATACAAagaatacatacaaagatacagaaatactatagctatatatatataaggatagatctatatatagatagatatagatatatatatatataagaatatgttataaatacatatgtggatatgtaatatatatatatagatactatagatatatatagatagcatagatatattatatatagatatatacatatatatacacacaaacacaaaacactaatatgctaacatatatacatacatatgtgtatatatatctatatctatatctatatctatatatatatatatatatatatatatatatatatataggattatcatatatatatatattagactgcTGCGAATAGTCCAGTCGGTTAGAGCACGATTTCTGCagtggaattttttaaaattggggggggcctgtaaaaaaaaaatctacaatgcatccaatgacatatacatacatacatacatacaccacacccacacacacaacacacacacacacacacacacacataagatatatataataatatatgataatatataagatagtacatatatatacatatatcttctttttaacggtcgGTTCAgtctgggccgccgtggtcatttagcatgatattaattgtagttttttatgttgtgatgctcttggagtgagtacgatgGTAGGGTCcaccagttccttccacggagagtgccggtcgtACCTTGTAggtatatcattctctctatttttccgggcttgggaccagcacttgacttgggctggcttggacacccagtggctaggtaggcaatcaaggtgaaagttccctgccaaagggaacaacgcggtggtcggtgactcgaacactcgaattcagattgtcgtcgtgacaagtcttgagtccggacgctctaaccattcggccatcgagGCCTCTTGACGGATCATGGGCTTACAGAGTTTTTATAGCAATTTAGAGCTGCTTGGTTTGccattccttccgcccggtgtttttatcgattccACCATCTCTTTTTTACACGGCACTGAACTTGAGCTGCTTGGAAACCAGTGggataggcaggcaatcgaggtgaaggttccgttagcccaagggaaacaacgcgccggccggtgactcgaaccctcgaactagattgccgtcgtgacagtcttgagtcgacgtctaaaccattcggccaccgcggccccagtagagatagatatagatagatagagactgtgaagagagagattgagagagaactgagagagagagaaatatacacacacacacagagagacgtCCCAAACATATGacgtacaaatatattttttttgaatatagaggagatatagatagatgagtatatgatatatggagagagcagaagagagagataagagtatagattagtggtgtgtgttgggacgctaatagatgtagatatataggtatatagatacaacacacccacacacacacacacaaacagagatacACGTACCAAATATAGAGATATGATTGgttgggggggtgagagagagatagatatatatgtatagaatatagacgatagtgattatatatatatatatatatatagataatatagagagatacatagtctgacaatacagacatacagaccagATACGGACCAgagggtatagatatatatatatatatatatatatatatatacaattacatattatatatatatatatatataaaaattattttttaaaaattttatatatatatatactagtaatatatattttttttttatatatatcataattatatatatatataattttatatatatatatgtttgtgtgtgggtgtgtgtaaaaggAGCAGATGTGAAGAGCGAAAGATATGAGAGAAGTTCAAGTAGAGCGCAAAGGCCAAAGGGCCTTTATGGATGAGCGGACGAGTGGGAGTGAGCGTGAATCCGTATGAAGAATCTAAACCAAGGGGAGATTCAATTTGTTAAGTCTATAAGGAATGCcacacttatatattatctattatttattatcattgattcattattacatttaacaTTTAAATACTTTGAATCTAGCAAATAATCGTGTATCAACAgtttaatgtaataattaatagtgACCAAACAAGAATGATACAGAGGGAATAAAACAGTATAACAAATAAAAGATGGTGGAAGTAAAGAAATTGAAACACAAAAAGATGGAAGATACTTAATAAATCAGTAACCGTCACAATTAACGAGGGGAGAtttccctgacccccccccccctgattcaCGGCCCTCGGTCAGAGGAGGACGCGACTTGTGTTGCCACCCGAGGGGGGCGGGTATTGCTGCGGGAGACAACCGACGCCCCTCAGGTAAGGATGTATTTCATATAACAGCTGTTTTAAATAACGTGAAGTAAAAATAAACGGCGGGAAGTGACGGGAAGTGGACATTGGAAAAGTCATTATTTAATGAGATTGTATAACAGGATCAAGACCGGACCAGAAGATAGGCTGCCCTACCTGCTGGCCGCTGCTTGCCTGCTGGcccgctgccttgcctgctggccccCCGCTGCCTTGGCCTGGGCCGCCTGCCTTGCCTGtggccgctgccttgcctgctggccgtaccttgcctgctggccgccgCCCTTGCCTGCTGTGGcccgctgtctatctgtctgcaagcgatctgtctatctaccataACATCATTTATaaggtgtgagtgttgtgttggtcCACGCCATTTAGAGAGAAGTAATCTGGGTATAAATTGTGTTAATAAATTGATTGTTTCCATTATCTTCTGCaagtgaaaaaaatgaagctATAATTAAAATGGAACTACTGGAGAAGGTGCAAGGACTGGTAAAGGCCCAGGCCAGCgttaataattattaacaaactAAATAAGCCGCCTTTCAAatggatactatatatagatatatatatatatatatatattctatattatatatatatataatatacatctatatatttagatatatatatatatatatatatgcaatatacgtattttttataaaacgcatatatacatacatatgtatcttgcATAAACAtaatgtctacacacacatataggggtgaaatacatacatacatacatatatatacaacccacacacaacacacacacacacaccacacacacacacacacacacatatataataatatatatatatatatatattatatactcttatatatatatatatatgtataatcgtgcgtgtgtgtgtatgtgtgtgtgtttgtgtggtgtggtgtgtgtgtgagtgcagtgagtgtgtgtgtgaatatacatatatagtatctagatattatatatatatattataagtaatatatatcatgtatatataaatatatatatacattaatattatatatcgctTTTTGGGTGTATGTACATTACAACATATacaggggggggaatttttttttttgtaatgccaaaaaattttggtgtgtatcgatataatatattagactataatgtatatatgtatatatatataaatatctacatatttatatagatatatatacaaatatatattatatatatagatatatatctatatatatatatttatatatattatatatacaaatagataactacaaatatatatgcccacacacatatgcatacagtatattaGAGATAcattaagaatatatgtatatattaaattttctttttatatatattatatatatatactatatatatatatatatatatatatgattttagacaccacacgcacacacgcacacacacacacacacacacaacaacacacaacacacacacacacacacacacacacgcacgacacacaacacacacacacacacacacacatatatattgtgttagcTACGACGAAAATgaaagttatatttttatttttctggttaAACGAAAGAAAGTTCACTTTTCTTATCCCAATGGCCATATGGtgctaaatacagaaaaaataaaataagttttcaATTATCTGGACTCATATCGACAGTTTCATGTGGTCCTGCATGTAGGACAAAGGAAGCTAATCTTCTTTACCGAATTCACCAACCGTAGTGGTCATGGTCATGAGGCGCTGTATTtaggaaaaatgaaaagtaattttCACGGACCCGAATTCCCATATCAGGGGGTCAGGATATGGCGAAGGGAAAGACCACGCCCCTGTCCCTGTGCTCTCCGACTGCGGGCGAGATGTTCCTTGGATATATAAAGGGCGACGGGCAACAGTGCCCTGTAGACAACTCTTATCGGTGGGTCACTATGAATGCTTTGGTAAGTGTCGGGgtgactttttcccttttttatctagcTGGTTAAAAACTaaatgttgtttttcctttttactagCTATGTGTTAAAAACTAAAATGTTTGTTGTTCGTATACATTTTGTAGGTATCTATCACGAATTGCCCCTTTTTCTTATCTAATATTGCTTTCAGATATGATTTCCGTGGCCGGCCCCCTCGTGGCTAGCGGCAGTGCCTCCTTGCTTGCGTACAACAGCGTTTATGGAGGACATCACGGCCTTCTTGGCGCCTATCCTTATGCAGGTTATTCTGGACTGCACCCTTATTCATACGCAGGTGTCCTTCCTGCAGCTGCTCCTCTCACCCTCAAAACACCTGTAATCAAGACTGTGGTTCCTGCACCTGTCTCTTACAACGTCGCTCCTGCACCTGTCTCTTACAACGTCGCTCCTGCACCTGTGTCCTACAACGTTGCCCCCTTCGCACCTGCAACACCTGTCCAGTCTCAGTACCACGCTCAGGACGAGATCGGCCAGTACTCCTTCGGTTACGCCGGCGGTCCATCTTCACGCGCTGAGTCTCGCGACGCCTTCGGTGTTGTCCGTGGTTCGTACAACTACGTGGACTCTGAGGGAAAGGTTCAGACTCAGCACTACGTGGCTGACGCCCTCGGCTTCCGTGCGTCCGGCACCAACCTTCCCGTGGCTCCCGACGCCCCTCTAGCCGCACTCCCCGGCCCAGTCCCCGAACCCGTCCAGGATACTCCTGAAGTAGTCGCCGCCAAGATCGCCCATCTGCAGGCCTACAACGaagccgccgctgccgccgctgcAGCTCCCGACACCCGCTAGGGAGAGAGCTTCACTTGAACGACAAGGTCGATACAGTAGTGTGTAGAGCTCTCGCAACCAGATCTCTAGTCAGTTTGGATCGAGAGTTGacgcatttctctttcctttgaacAAGCTATGCTCATGTTCATGTATAGTCATATATTTCATTGATTTTCCATAATAAacttatgtgtaaaaaaatatgttgttttcAATGCAGATATAAATTCCCACTTTTTTACAACGGGTAATTACTGGGACACCTCAAGTAAGcgttatgcatgtgtatgcaaaaAGTACACAATACTGCTtttttgtattcacacacacacactcacaaagttAATGTCTAGTGTCATGTTCACTAACGGCA includes these proteins:
- the LOC119570418 gene encoding uncharacterized protein LOC119570418, with product MGLQSFYSNLELLGLPFLPPGVFIDSTISFLHGTELELLGNQIKTGPEDRLPYLLAAACLLARCLACWPPAALAWAACLACGRCLACWPGSGYGEGKDHAPVPVLSDCGRDVPWIYKGRRATVPCRQLLSVGHYECFDMISVAGPLVASGSASLLAYNSVYGGHHGLLGAYPYAGYSGLHPYSYAGVLPAAAPLTLKTPVIKTVVPAPVSYNVAPAPVSYNVAPAPVSYNVAPFAPATPVQSQYHAQDEIGQYSFGYAGGPSSRAESRDAFGVVRGSYNYVDSEGKVQTQHYVADALGFRASGTNLPVAPDAPLAALPGPVPEPVQDTPEVVAAKIAHLQAYNEAAAAAAAAPDTR